The Enterobacter mori genomic interval CATCACTTTCATGGTAAGTCCTAAGTACCGTGAACACCTGGCTCAATGCCAGGCGTCTGCCGTTGTTCTGACGCAGGACGACCTTCCGTTTGCCACAGGCGCTGCTCTGGTAGTGAAAAATCCCTACCTGACGTATGCACGCATGGCCCAAATTCTTGATACCACGCCGCAGCCGGCGCAGAACATTGCGGCTAGCGCCTCAATTGATCCGACGGCTCAGCTGGGTAACAACGTTGCAGTTGGCGCAAACGCTGTCATTGAATCCGGCGTTGTGCTGGGTGACAACGTGGTGATTGGCCCGGGCTGCTTTGTTGGTAAAAATACGAAGATTGGTGCAGGGTCCCGCTTGTGGGCCAATGTATCTGTCTACCACGAGGTTGAGATTGGCGAAAATTGCCTCATTCAATCCAGCACAGTGATTGGTTCTGACGGTTTCGGTTACGCCAACGATCGGGGTAACTGGGTTAAGATCCCACAGTTGGGTCGCGTGATTATCGGCGATCGTGTTGAGATCGGTGCCTGTACCACTATTGACCGCGGTGCGCTTGACGATACCATTATTGGCAATGGTGTTATCATTGATAACCAGTGCCAGATTGCACATAACGTTGTGATTGGCGACAATACCGCAGTTGCGGGCGGCGTGATCATGGCAGGCAGCCTGAAAATTGGCCGTTATTGCATGATTGGCGGTGCCAGCGTGATCAACGGCCATATGGAAATATGCGACAAAGTGACGGTGACAGGTATGGGCATGGTTATGCGTCCTATCACT includes:
- the lpxD gene encoding UDP-3-O-(3-hydroxymyristoyl)glucosamine N-acyltransferase encodes the protein MPSIRLADLAQQLDAELHGDGDIVITAVASMQSAKAGNITFMVSPKYREHLAQCQASAVVLTQDDLPFATGAALVVKNPYLTYARMAQILDTTPQPAQNIAASASIDPTAQLGNNVAVGANAVIESGVVLGDNVVIGPGCFVGKNTKIGAGSRLWANVSVYHEVEIGENCLIQSSTVIGSDGFGYANDRGNWVKIPQLGRVIIGDRVEIGACTTIDRGALDDTIIGNGVIIDNQCQIAHNVVIGDNTAVAGGVIMAGSLKIGRYCMIGGASVINGHMEICDKVTVTGMGMVMRPITEPGVYSSGIPLQPNKVWRKTAALVMNIDDMSKRLKAIERKIDQQD